The following coding sequences are from one Anaerolineae bacterium window:
- a CDS encoding glutaminyl-peptide cyclotransferase, translated as MVTPPLSPVSTPTPAPAPNSAEPGQTALYTYKIINTYPHDPDAFTQGLVYVDGFLYEGTGRYGQSTLRKVELETGAVLQRIAVPAELFGEGIVIFDGQIIQLTWQSWMGFVYDQEDFTLLKTFFYPTEGWGITHDGQRLMMSDGTATLYFWDPTTLAEIGRVEVYDGHGPVVRLNELEYINGEVYANVWQINRIARINPETGRVLGWIQLDGLLTAADLSQPVDVLNGIAYDAENDRLFVTGKLWPKLFEIELVLVE; from the coding sequence ATGGTTACACCCCCGCTCTCGCCGGTAAGTACGCCTACCCCCGCCCCGGCCCCAAATTCTGCCGAACCTGGCCAAACGGCGCTTTATACTTATAAGATCATCAACACCTACCCTCACGACCCGGACGCCTTTACCCAGGGTTTGGTTTACGTGGATGGTTTTTTGTACGAAGGCACCGGCCGTTACGGCCAATCAACGTTGCGTAAGGTTGAGTTGGAAACCGGGGCAGTGTTGCAGCGCATTGCCGTGCCGGCTGAACTTTTTGGCGAGGGCATTGTTATTTTTGATGGCCAGATCATTCAGTTGACCTGGCAGAGCTGGATGGGTTTTGTTTACGATCAAGAAGATTTTACCCTGTTAAAAACCTTCTTTTACCCCACCGAAGGTTGGGGCATTACCCACGACGGCCAGCGCCTGATGATGAGCGACGGCACTGCCACCCTCTATTTTTGGGACCCCACCACCCTGGCCGAAATTGGCCGGGTGGAAGTGTACGACGGTCACGGGCCGGTAGTCAGGCTGAATGAACTGGAATATATCAACGGCGAGGTTTACGCCAACGTTTGGCAAATCAACCGTATTGCCCGCATTAATCCGGAAACGGGCCGGGTGCTGGGCTGGATTCAATTAGACGGTTTGTTGACCGCCGCAGACCTTAGCCAGCCGGTTGACGTACTCAACGGCATTGCCTACGATGCCGAAAACGACCGGCTGTTTGTGAC